The Klebsiella africana sequence CAATTACGTTACGGGAGCTGGATGGCCTGAGCTATGAAGAGATAGCCGCTATCATGGATTGTCCGGTTGGGACGGTGCGTTCGCGTATCTTCCGGGCGCGAGAAGCTATTGATAATAAAGTTCAACCGCTTATCAGGCGTTGACGATAGCGGAATACTGGAAAAGGGTATCAGGCATGCAGAAAGAAAAACTTTCGGCTTTAATGGATGGTGAAACGCTGGATAACGAACTGCTCAATGAGCTGAGTCGTTCTTCTGAGATGCAAAAAACCTGGGAGAGTTACCACCTTATCCGCGATACGCTGCGTGGCGATACCGCGGAGATGCTGCAGTTTGATATCTCCGCCCGGGTGATGGCCGCCATTGAAAATGAGCCCGTTCGTCAGACGGCGCCGCTTATTCCTGAATCTCAACCCGCACCCCACCAGTGGCGGCAAATGCCGTTCTGGAACAAGGTGCGTCCGTGGGCCAGCTCCCTGACTCAAATGGGCGTTGCCGCCTGCGTATCGCTTGCGGTCATCGTCGGCGTCCAGCACTATAATGGACAGTCTGATGCGACCCAGCAGCCAGAGGCGCCGGTGTTTAATACGCTGCCAATGATGGGTAAAGCAAGCCCGGTTAGCCTTGGCGTACCGGCTGACGCATCAGCAGGTAGCGGCCAGCAGGCGCAGGTTCAGGAACAGCGCCGCCGGATTAACGCCATGTTGCAGGATTATGAACTGCAGCGTCGCCTGCACGCTGAGCAGCTTCAGTTTGGCCAGGCCCAGACTCAGCAGGCTGCGGTCCAGGTACCGGGCTATCAAACTTTAGGAACGCAATCGCAGTAATGAAGCAACTTTGGTGTGCTATGTCACTCATGGCAGGCAGCCTGTTGTTCTCTGTCAACGCCTCGGCTGATACATCGTCCGGGGCGTTGTTGCAGCAGATGAACCTGGCCAGCCAGTCCCTCAATTATGAGCTGTCTTTCGTCAGCATCAGCAAACAAGGCGTTGAGTCGCTGCGTTATCGTCACGCGCGGCTGAACAACCAGCCGCTGGCGCAACTGCTGCAGCTGGACGGCCCGCGCCGGGAAGTGGTCCTGCGCGGCACGGAAATCAGCTATTTTGAACCCGGTCTCGATCCGTTCACCCTGAACGGCGACTATATCGTCGATTCGCTGCCGTCATTGGTTTACAGCGATTTCAAGCGCCTTTCCGCAGCGTATGATTTTATCTCCGTGGGCCGTACCCGTATCGCTGACCGCCTTTGCGATGTCATTCGCGTCGTGGCTCGCGACGGCACGCGCTATAGCTTCATCGCCTGGCTGGACGCTGAGACCAAGCTGCCGCTGCGCGTCGATTTGCTCGACCGCGATGGGGAAACGCTGGAGCAGTTCCGGGTCGTCTCCTTCAACGTTGGCGATAACGTCAGCGCCAGCATGGAGACGCTGGCAAAAGCGAATTTGCCGCCGCAGCTGTCGGTGCCTGAAGGAGGCGACAAAGCCAACTTCAACTGGGCGCCGACGTGGCTCCCGCAGGGCGTGACTGAGGTTTCCAGCAGCCAGCGCCGTCTTCCCACCTTTGACGGTCCGGTAGAATCACGTCTCTATTCCGACGGCTTGTTTAGCTTCTCGATCAATATCAACCGCGCCACGGCGGCCAGCAGCGACCAGCTGTTGCGCACTGGCCGACGCACCGTCAGCACGACGGTACGCGATAATGCGGAGATAACCGTAGTGGGCGAGCTGCCGCCGCAGACGGCGAAGCGTATCTCAGACAGTATTAAATTCAAGGCAGTACAATGATTAAAGAGTGGGCCACCGTGGTTTCCTGGCATAACGGCGTGGCGCAGGTGCACTGCGACGTTAAAGCCTCATGCAGCAGCTGCGCCTCCCGCGCCGGCTGTGGTAGCCGGGTGCTAAACAAGCTGGGGCCGCAGACCAGCCATACCATTAGCGTGCCCTGCGAGCAGCCGTTGGCAGCGGGGCAAAAAGTGGAGCTGGGGATCGCTGAAAGCAGCCTGCTGGGCTCAGCGATGCTGGTCTATATGGCGCCGCTGGCGGGGCTGTTTGTGATGGCGTCGATTTTTCAGGTGCTGTTTGCCAGCGACATTGCGTCACTTTGCGGCGCGCTGCTGGGCGGGGTCGGCGGCTTCCTGGTGGCGCGCGGTCTGTCGCCCCGGCTGGCGGCACGTCAGTCCTGGCAGCCGGTGATTCTGAACGTCGCACTGCCGCCGGATCTGCTACGTGTTGATACGCCTTCCTCCGACATGGATCAGTGATTTCACTGGCCCTTATCTTTATTTACCTTTCCTGTTACAACGCCACAATTTCTGCGGGTATGCTGGATCTAACAGCATTTCCTGGTTTCGCGGATGTAGTGTAGAATGCGGCGTTTTCGGATTAAAAAACGTCAGGCACAGTACAGCGGCCTCATGATACTCGTAAGGCATAATTAACTCTAAATATGAAGAATATACGTAACTTTTCGATCATCGCTCACATCGACCACGGTAAGTCGACGCTGTCTGACCGTATCATCCAGATTTGCGGTGGCCTTTCTGATCGCGAAATGGAAGCCCAGGTTCTGGATTCCATGGATCTTGAGCGCGAACGCGGGATCACCATCAAGGCGCAGAGCGTCACCCTGGACTATAAGGCCAGCGACGGTGAGACCTACCAGCTGAACTTTATCGACACCCCGGGCCACGTGGACTTCTCCTATGAAGTTTCCCGTTCTCTTGCCGCGTGCGAAGGCGCGCTGCTGGTGGTAGACGCGGGGCAGGGTGTAGAAGCCCAGACCCTGGCCAACTGCTACACCGCCATGGAGATGGACCTTGAAGTGGTTCCGGTACTCAACAAGATCGACCTGCCTGCGGCCGACCCTGAGCGCGTTGCGGACGAGATTGAAGATATCGTCGGGATCGACGCCCACGACGCGGTGCGCTGCTCGGCAAAAACCGGCGTTGGCGTGACCGACGTGCTGGAGCGTCTGGTGCGCGATATTCCGCCGCCGGCAGGCGATCCGGACGCGCCGCTGCAGGCGCTGATTATCGACTCCTGGTTCGATAACTACCTCGGCGTGGTGTCGCTGGTGCGGATTAAAAACGGCACTATGCGCAAAGGCGACAAGATCAAAGTCATGAGCACCGGCCAGGTCTATAACGCTGACCGTCTGGGCATCTTCACCCCGAAACAGGTTGACCGTACCGAGCTGAAATGCGGCGAGGTAGGCTGGCTGGTCTGCGCGATCAAAGACATCCTCGGCGCGCCGGTGGGCGATACCCTGACCGCCGCCCGTAACCCGGCAGACAAAGCGCTGCCTGGCTTTAAGAAGGTGAAACCGCAGGTGTATGCCGGCCTGTTCCCGGTGAGCTCCGATGATTATGAAGCTTTCCGCGATGCGCTGGGCAAACTGAGCCTCAACGATGCCTCTCTGTTCTACGAGCCGGAAAGCTCTACCGCGCTGGGCTTCGGCTTCCGCTGCGGCTTCCTCGGCCTGCTGCACATGGAGATCATTCAGGAGCGTCTGGAGCGTGAATACGATCTCGACCTGATCACCACCGCGCCGACGGTAGTCTACGAAGTAGAGACCACCTCCAAAGAAGTTATCTACGTCGACAGCCCGTCCAAGCTGCCGCCGCTGAATAATATTCAGGAGCTGCGCGAGCCGATCGCCGAGTGTCACATGCTGCTGCCGCAGGAGTTCCTCGGCAATGTGATTACCTTGTGTGTCGAGAAGCGTGGTGTGCAGACCAACATGGTTTACCACGGTAAACAGGTGGCGCTGACCTATGAAATCCCGATGGCGGAAGTGGTTCTCGACTTCTTCGACCGCCTGAAGTCTACCTCCCGCGGCTATGCGTCGCTGGACTACAACTTCAAACGCTTCCAGGCGTCGAACATGGTACGCGTCGATGTGTTGATCAACGGCGAGCGCGTCGATGCGCTGGCGCTGATCACCCACAACGATAACGCGCCGTATCGCGGCCGCGAGCTGGTGGAAAAGATGAAAGATCTGATTCCGCGTCAGCAGTTTGATATCGCGATTCAGGCGGCCATCGGTAACCACATTATCGCGCGCTCTACCGTGAAACAGCTGCGTAAAAACGTCCTGGCGAAATGCTACGGCGGTGACGTCAGCCGTAAGAAAAAGCTGCTGCAGAAGCAGAAAGAAGGTAAGAAGCGTATGAAGCAGGTCGGTAACGTTGAGCTGCCGCAGGAAGCGTTCCTCGCCATTCTGCACGTTGGTAAAGACGGCAAATAACCCTAAGGAGTTGGCATGGCGAACATGTTTGCCCTGATCCTGGTGATTGCAACCCTGGTGACGGGCGTTTTATGGTGCCTGGACAAGTTCATTTTTGCACCGAAACGTCGTGAACGTCAGGCCGCTGCTCAGGCAGCGACCGGCGAGCAACTGGACAAGAAGACGCTGAAGAAAGTCGGCCCGAAACCGGGCTGGCTGGAAACCGGCGCATCGGTTTTCCCGGTGCTGGCGATCGTTCTGGTGGTACGTTCATTTATTTATGAGCCTTTCCAGATCCCGTCAGGTTCGATGATGCCAACGCTGCTCATCGGCGATTTTATTCTGGTGGAGAAATTTGCCTATGGCATTAAAGATCCTATCTACCAGAAAACGCTGATCGAGACCGGTCATCCGAAGCGCGGCGACATCGTGGTGTTTAAATATCCGGAAGACCCGCGCCTGGACTACATTAAGCGCGCGGTGGGGTTACCGGGTGATAAGGTCACTTACGATCCGGTTGCCAAACAGGTCACTATTCAGCCGGGTTGCAGCTCCGGACAGGCTTGCGGCAACGCGCTGCCGGTGACCTATTCCAACGTGGAGCCGAGCGATTTTGTTCAGACCTTCTCCCGCAGCAACGGCGGCGAAGCGAGCAGCGGTTTCTGGCAGTTGCCGAAGGGCGAAACTAAAGCCGACGGCATTCGTCTCACCGAGCGTCAGGAGACGCTGGGCGACGTGACGCACCGAATTCTGATGGTGCCGATTGCCCAGGATCAGGTTGGGATGTACTACCATCAGTCCGGTCTGCCGCTGGCCACCTGGATTGTGCCGCCCGGTCAGTACTTTATGATGGGCGACAACCGGGATAACAGCGCCGACAGCCGGTACTGGGGCTTTGTGCCGGAAGCCAACCTGGTCGGCAAAGCGACCGCAATCTGGATGAGTTTTGAAAAGCAGGAAGGTGAATGGCCGACCGGCGTGCGGTTATCGCGCATTGGTGGAATTCATTAATTTCCTCTGCTGAATTCACGTCGCTGCTGTTATCGCAGCGGCGTGAATTATTTAGTATTTAAATCCATTCAAACTAACGACATCCCG is a genomic window containing:
- the rseA gene encoding anti-sigma-E factor RseA, with amino-acid sequence MQKEKLSALMDGETLDNELLNELSRSSEMQKTWESYHLIRDTLRGDTAEMLQFDISARVMAAIENEPVRQTAPLIPESQPAPHQWRQMPFWNKVRPWASSLTQMGVAACVSLAVIVGVQHYNGQSDATQQPEAPVFNTLPMMGKASPVSLGVPADASAGSGQQAQVQEQRRRINAMLQDYELQRRLHAEQLQFGQAQTQQAAVQVPGYQTLGTQSQ
- the rseB gene encoding sigma-E factor regulatory protein RseB translates to MKQLWCAMSLMAGSLLFSVNASADTSSGALLQQMNLASQSLNYELSFVSISKQGVESLRYRHARLNNQPLAQLLQLDGPRREVVLRGTEISYFEPGLDPFTLNGDYIVDSLPSLVYSDFKRLSAAYDFISVGRTRIADRLCDVIRVVARDGTRYSFIAWLDAETKLPLRVDLLDRDGETLEQFRVVSFNVGDNVSASMETLAKANLPPQLSVPEGGDKANFNWAPTWLPQGVTEVSSSQRRLPTFDGPVESRLYSDGLFSFSININRATAASSDQLLRTGRRTVSTTVRDNAEITVVGELPPQTAKRISDSIKFKAVQ
- the rseC gene encoding SoxR-reducing system protein RseC translates to MIKEWATVVSWHNGVAQVHCDVKASCSSCASRAGCGSRVLNKLGPQTSHTISVPCEQPLAAGQKVELGIAESSLLGSAMLVYMAPLAGLFVMASIFQVLFASDIASLCGALLGGVGGFLVARGLSPRLAARQSWQPVILNVALPPDLLRVDTPSSDMDQ
- the lepA gene encoding translation elongation factor 4 — encoded protein: MKNIRNFSIIAHIDHGKSTLSDRIIQICGGLSDREMEAQVLDSMDLERERGITIKAQSVTLDYKASDGETYQLNFIDTPGHVDFSYEVSRSLAACEGALLVVDAGQGVEAQTLANCYTAMEMDLEVVPVLNKIDLPAADPERVADEIEDIVGIDAHDAVRCSAKTGVGVTDVLERLVRDIPPPAGDPDAPLQALIIDSWFDNYLGVVSLVRIKNGTMRKGDKIKVMSTGQVYNADRLGIFTPKQVDRTELKCGEVGWLVCAIKDILGAPVGDTLTAARNPADKALPGFKKVKPQVYAGLFPVSSDDYEAFRDALGKLSLNDASLFYEPESSTALGFGFRCGFLGLLHMEIIQERLEREYDLDLITTAPTVVYEVETTSKEVIYVDSPSKLPPLNNIQELREPIAECHMLLPQEFLGNVITLCVEKRGVQTNMVYHGKQVALTYEIPMAEVVLDFFDRLKSTSRGYASLDYNFKRFQASNMVRVDVLINGERVDALALITHNDNAPYRGRELVEKMKDLIPRQQFDIAIQAAIGNHIIARSTVKQLRKNVLAKCYGGDVSRKKKLLQKQKEGKKRMKQVGNVELPQEAFLAILHVGKDGK
- the lepB gene encoding signal peptidase I; the protein is MANMFALILVIATLVTGVLWCLDKFIFAPKRRERQAAAQAATGEQLDKKTLKKVGPKPGWLETGASVFPVLAIVLVVRSFIYEPFQIPSGSMMPTLLIGDFILVEKFAYGIKDPIYQKTLIETGHPKRGDIVVFKYPEDPRLDYIKRAVGLPGDKVTYDPVAKQVTIQPGCSSGQACGNALPVTYSNVEPSDFVQTFSRSNGGEASSGFWQLPKGETKADGIRLTERQETLGDVTHRILMVPIAQDQVGMYYHQSGLPLATWIVPPGQYFMMGDNRDNSADSRYWGFVPEANLVGKATAIWMSFEKQEGEWPTGVRLSRIGGIH